Below is a window of Cottoperca gobio chromosome 12, fCotGob3.1, whole genome shotgun sequence DNA.
taTGCAGACTAGGGCACGGGATGAAATGCGATTTGATTTTATCGCACACGTGACTAGAGAAAACCTTTTAGCTCTATCATGGGAGAGAAGTGAAAAATGGAGCCTGATTTTATAAAATGCATGGAAGAAAgtggacttttattttatgatctttatttaagattgtttgggTTTTCACAAAAAGATGTTCACTTAAAAGTGTTTGAtactataaaaatatattttgttaaaCATACTGGAATTGCTTAAATTTTATTAAGTGCCTTTTAAAAGTATATGGAATATTTTGATTATCAGGATAATTGTTCATATGCTTAATGCAGACACTTCATTTTGAAGTCATAAGTTTAAGGAAGATGATGGGATTTGTCTGACCACTGCTGTGTTTCCAGGTTGGCTCTGTGGTTGCAGTAGGATGGCTGCGCTCAAGGAAGGCCGTAGACTGGCGTCTATTCAGAAACATCTTCATGGCGTGGTTTGTGACTGTGCCCATCTCTGGTCTGATCAGTGCCGCCATCATGGGCATCTTCATCTATGGCATCTTCTGAGCAGTCGGCTGCACCCCAAGCaggggaggagaaagaaacCGCTCCAGTGCGCACCAGGAGAAGAGGAGTAAAGTTGGAAGGCCAAAATATATCATACCTCAAGCCAACAACTttggaagaaaaaggaaaacaaacaactgtTTGAAAGGACTTGAGATTTGGGCCTGTGGTTCTCGGCTGCATCATTTTCAACCTAGAATTTGCCGTTTGTTCCATTCTGGCCAAATTACTTCCCGCGAGaagcttgcatttctttgttttgacttGCTTTTTCATATCTTCTCATCCTGTAACGAGTTCATCTAAAAAgaatcaacttttttttttttttactcattcttccattttcttttttttttttactttgcaatTATGTATATACAactaatgtatgtttttaattttgttttacatgtttagaaagaaattaacaatttaaaatgCAGTATAAGCTTTTTGTAGATGCAACTCTCCAGTCATAACACATGCTGAAAGTAACTTGGATGCAAAAGAAGTATTTCTAGGTGGCGGAACgagtttatttgtgtgtgcgttttACCACAATTCATAGTAATAATCACTATTAATTCATCTCGGATCTGACTTCCCTGTATCTCCTAAACTgtgggacttttttttttcttccccatcTGATGTAGAACTAAATTGACTGTAAACTCAGAAAGGTTGGTGACAGTGTTTCCTACCATATTTAGAACTAATGGACAGTTTGTAGTGTTGTATGACACACTTATCTGATTACTTTACACTGTGGATGTCAACACCTACTGCATAAAGTCAGCACACTTGCCAGGAAATGAACCCTAATCAAAGTCATAATGGATTATTTGCATTCCGGTCGTTAATATCTCCCGAGGCTCTCCCGTCTCCATCAGTGCAAAAATAACTGCCTGAAATTATTGTTTACTTGAATTTGAGAAATGTAACAACTACCGTAAACACATGCTCTCAAACAAGACTTAAAGTCTCCTGTTAAAACTTGATTAATCTTTGAAATGCTTTAATTGTCCTTCAGCAggatatttttatttcttttatcaGTTTACCCTATCTCGGCTACTTCCcagtatgttgtgtttttttttttgttttttctgtggaATTTGCACCTGCCTAGATATTTGGGTAATTCTAGCTTTCCTCTTTATTTCTTGGCCTTTTGAATGTGAATAAGGTTTTTAAAAGAGGACAAATGGAACCCTAAAACTGGAAGTTATCTGAGTGGTTTGGTGTTGAGCCGATCTGGTCTCTTGTTTGAATGAGAGCGGACATACGTTGCATGCCACCAGTGTGTGTGGGGTCATTTGGCTGCAGTACTAATGCATATCAGATCTAGACATGCTGTAGTTGCCttaattgtttttgattttcCCTTTAGGTACCAAagaaaagtttttgttttttttaaatgcacatgaACATACACTAATCCACACTTGTggatgggaaaaaaaacaaataaaaatgggaAAATACTGCTGTTGAACTTGttttcttcacttcacttcacaatTAAAACGATCTATATTACAGGTCAGATAGCAGactctcttatccagagtgacttacagggacagtctccctggacaactcagggttaaggctcttgctcaggggcacaatggtggcagccctgttattgaactcccgaccatctggtgttctgtttggaagccgtaccaccaGGCCATTGCCACCATTATAGTAACAAACGTTATACCCTCAAATTCCAGTTCTTGTGGTAAAATACTACGATATTATCTGAGTAAAAGAGTAAAAGCAGTACAGAAGTATTTAGTAACAGCATATAAGAAGACAAAAGAGGACAGGTTGTACAGATGAGTGGAATAATTCCTCTTTATTGGCAGTAAGCTCAGTGCCGCTCAGGCGCTGGGTGATGAGTAAGCTTTGGAATCCACGTGTTGCTGTGCTTTCTCACTCCAGTAGATCTGTGACGCAGGGACAGACAAGAGAGGATTCCTTTACGCTAGCTTTACATTGCAAACACCACAATTCAGTAGTTTTCCAGGGCTCTCAGAGCAATTCTATGAATCGCCTCTAGGTTTTTCTCATGACTCACTCCTCCTGCGCAGGTACTCATGaatgatgactgtgtgtgattgttACTGCTGTAAAGCACAAAGAAAGGCCTATTCTATACATAAAGGGTTATGGGTTATGATGTATATgttgattttctctttttaaaccaGATTTCCCTTCTCAGGAATATGACTTTTCTAATCATCTGAAAGATGACCTTTATCACTGCATCAATAACCTTGGATCAGAAGATTTCCATCCATTTTAAAACAATCTTTTAGGGCAGGGACAGTGCATCCCTGGTCTAAAAATAACCAGAAGCAGGTGTTGCAGTATAAATCAAGCACAATAAATACCAGGGGACAGACGCCAAAGAGTGCCCTGGATTCTTGTCCTAGATTTACTCGTATACAAGGAGGACTGTGTTCAAGTAAACAATCCCAGCATCTTATTTTTGAGGCCAAGCATCATCACTGTGGTGACTTGAATATCTATGTAGAacactttttcttctgtttttatacGTCTGGAAGAAATACAAGTTCTGAAGTCTACGAGCTGCTAAATTGTAAATTTGTAATTGCTCTTGAGGCATTTTACTGTCTGAACACAACCGTTAGAGGTTTTTAAAGACGTAGCTTTTAAATGTAGCTGAGACCTGACTGTCTGCGTTTTTCACATTCTGTTCATTGCATAACCAACAATTTAACTTTCATTGTGTTCAACTTTCATTGCTTTTCAAAACAGTTCACCACGTCTTGCCTCAGCAGGTAGATAATACCAGTAAACAGATGAGGATACGTTCAGCCTTAAGCTAAACCATTACTGATGTATGTGTGTAGCATTTAGAAGTTTCCACCTTGTTCATCCTTGGTTGAATCCTGACTGGCTTCATCTGCAGAGGAAAAATTGTAAAATGAATAATAGTGTGGGGGATTCATCAgtgcagtgagtcagtgtggCCGTTTCACTTGATCTTACCCAGACGACTCACAGTCTCTGGCACTGCCTCATGGTTCTCTGGGaagacattaaaatgttaaacaatagggatagtaaaaagcttttaaatccAATTTGGACAAACTGTTTGTGttagttttattgtttatctctGAAGtgaggaaatgaaaacaaaaatacatttttaaaaacaacatattgaaTGTTTATGAGATGGATGATCGGACAGGATACAggatgtgtttgtttaattcggattgatttgtctttgtgttgtttttgaatgtttcatttcatttgatcgaggtgtgtgtggtgaatATGGGGCATATTTATGTTTAACAAGAGGGGTGGGACATGATAGCTATCAGCTGTTTGATAGTTAGTTTTTACTTCTTGCTCCTTTTCGGACTTGAAATacttattatgttgtttattgagAGTTTGCTGTGTATGTTTGCtggatatttttgttttgatttcttatttatattatttttttttcgCATGTTCCAGATATAAAGAAGTTTAATTAACagctgaacatttaaaatattatttgaaatTCATGAATATGTGAATAACGGAGTTCTGctagagaaggaaaaaaacacacacacagtagcctATTATACAAAGCTTGTAATGTAGTGCTTGCTTTactaataaagtaaaataaactaatAGTTATAGAGTTTTACATCACTTACCTCGCCTCTGTCGCCCTGtcaaaaataacaaagacacaaactgtCAATGAAAAAAGCTGAAATTACAGCTTCATTGTGCTGCTGAAATAAACTGCAAACAAAAAGCTAATGTCACAAACTCACCATATGTTTCCTCTgaagaggacgaggacgacTCTGTGGGGGAGTGAAATAAGTCACCAGGTTGTGATATTTTACATGCAAGTGTTCTTAAAGAGCCTGCAGAGCTTCCCTAAACTGTCCTTTATCGCCATCTACAGGCGGATACTGGAACAGTACAACCTGTCTCACCTTCATGAGCTGCTACGTCAGAGTTCCCACCTCCCTCTGTTGGAGGAGGATGTCACAGTTAGTACTGTTGGATCTCAGGTACAGAAACATCACATGCTGTCTTTTAAAGACCGCAGGATGGTTTTTACACACCTGTGTTGTCGTCCACAGCTTCAACATGCTCCTCCACTGTTGGAAACATTTCAACAGGTGTCGTTTAACACAACATCAATATGTGTTCTGGTGTTTATTATATAAGTATAACTTACCAGATCCATCTTTAACAGCCTCTGTGGTAAATATTTCAAATAGAGTATTACACACTGCATCTGAATCAGCcgttgtttatttttaaatgttcattataTGTAGTTCCTCTTACCAAGGTAGTGGGCTTCCTCATTCTGTTCCTCTGTAACTTGACAggaaaaggtaaagaaaaaaagtgttttacaaaCTGTGCTGTAACACAATGGATTAAAGGTATATTTGCTTATGAAGTTGCCTCATTTTGGGTTGTGGCCATTGCCCTGGACTTTGGTCAAACTTACCATTCATCTGAGCAGCCTCGTTCTTTTGAGCAGCCTGAAACTCCATCTGATctgtggagacagagggagaaaatcatgcaaaacaaaaaaagaaaattggcaGTTTGTGTAGTAATGAAAGTGAACGTAGTGTTAAAGGatcaaacttaaaataaatagaaaaacaaaacggTGTGGTAGGTGAACACTGTTGCAATCcatttgtgcccaaagactatatCGTGTAAGAACATTGAAGAACATTTGTTACACTGCATATGTGTACATCTTTGATATTCAACTTGTTACGAGTTCACAGACACAACATTGTGCTCCTTGTAGTTTCTGAGATACAGCTATGTTCTGATCATACCAGTCTTTGGACACATGGGATTAGTTTTCTTctctaaaatataataaaacatatagaAAAACAGTAGTCgcatgtgcccaaagactaagtatagtatgataagaattttcttttacttttcagcCAAGATTTCTTCAGATTTGTACTAAAGCAAGCCAACTTTCAGTTGTGGGCACACATGGGTTAATACACAGActtaacataaataaacataataagagtacataaagtacataacaTATTAAACATCAGTTTCACATTCAGCTCAATTGGACCAATGCTCTGTACCTATTTTCTGCAGTTCTGTTGGCCCATCTGCatgaaaaaatattataattggATCAGTTTTGAGCCATGCAAGTAAGTATCATCATCctacataattattattattattgctgttaaacttattattattattgacaatAATTCCTCACCCTGGTGAGCAActacttcctctttctctgcagATTCCAGAGATGCTGAGAGAGCTAGGAATCATCACAAGTACGTCAGTCAGGCTTCAGATAAATACATAACTGAACATCTCCTGCTGTAAATAAGCATGAATTGTCATACACGTTATCgagtaaacatatataaaaacaaaccaaagacaAAAAAGTCCAGATTTCCACCTCAGAGCCATCAATGGAGATCATCACAATTTAAATTGTAGTAGTGAAATTAATAAACATaactatttcttcttcttaccAGAGTGAAACGCAGCCACGGCGAGGAAAACACATAGTGGCGCTAGAAATCTCATCTTGGCTGTAGGTCTGGGTAGTGGAAGATTTTGGGTTGCTGTCAGTTCACAGCTTCTTATAGCTACAGTCACATCACATGTTTTGCATGGACAGGCGGCTCTGGTACCATTGTCCCTCCCTACCTGAGAGGACAGCtgggtggcacatcaccacaCAGACGCATCCTTATTCAGGCCGTCAATGCCACCCATTGTTAGCTCTTCAGTCACGCGGGGCTTTATTTGGGCTGCTACTGTGTCTACAAAAGAGGAGTCCTTGCATCTAAGCTGAAAACAATGTTCATTTCCTTTTGGGAATGAAAATGGTGATTTCACCGCACATCCTTGGCTCATGAATGATGGGTCAGTAAGACAATTCCTCAATTATTGGTGCTGAAAGAGAGGATGCAAACAGCTGTAGCTATTACATGTATTACTCTGTCATTAAAAGAACTGCAGAACATTTTACTACTTAAAACTAAGGATAGGgggaaattaaaatgaatgttaaaagtgaagtgagagaaagaaatgtaaacaagAGTACGGTACGATTGGGAAAGATGTTCTAATATAAAGACAAGAATAAAATGATCAATAACACAATCACACAATTCATTTATGATGCAAGTTTGCTTCATAGAAAGTGAGATCTATAAGATCTATTTGGCTTTggaataaaatgtcaaacaagaGTACAAAGTAGACACGGTCTCATCCCTTTATTGTGATTGTACACACTTGTAAAACATACTGTTTGATCTGGGAGGTTTCAGTTTCTTTATCAgattaaatatgaaattaaaaGCCTCCATTtatttgtcagtccaaatacTCAAGAGAATTAAGTGTAAACCTAAAGCTTTTCTGTCAATTAAGCTtcactattaatattattgttacaGTATGTCTTGACATATCCTCACAACcagaatttattttcaaatatctAGAAAAGTACACCTCAAAAAGTGCTTAAGAAACAAATAGCAAACTACTACTCGTCTTCCCAAAGTGGCTAAAGAACATGAAAGCAGTTCAGGAAGGTACAGTGACATCCGATAAACCACAGACACAGATTCTCCTCCATATGttacaacaaaacacagaaatgttcaccttatttaaaacacagaaagatcCAAAAGGAGAAATTATTTCTAAAATTACAGAGAGATTTATCATTTAATGAAGACCAATTACTCTGATATCTTTAAGGCACAATTATAGTTTTAAAAAGCTGAATTTATACACCCTGTCAGTGCGATTAGACCGTCAAATTATAGTCTTATTAACATGATCAGTACAATTaaacacaaagataaaaacatggacTTTTCATAACTGACATCAATAACATCAAATTAACAACGTCTAGGTTTCTTGCtaacaacatgtacagtgttCTGAGGAGGTAGAGAGACCATCATGGGAAGACACATACGTCCATCAATAAAAGGACATCTTGGTTTATGTGGCACCAACAAGCAGGTTGTTAGCTGTACCCtgttaataacaataacaacagcaaagcACAAAAAGAATCCatctaaaaatctattttatttaagacacacagagagaggaacacaatGTGTCTGCCCTGGAGTGCAGCGTGGTTCACAGTGTTTGCAAAATTCAGCTCAGTACAAGGTTGACCCACCTTTTAGTGGGATTTGTGCTATTGTTGTTGGTGAACGATGAAGTGCGGCTACCGTTAGGATGATTCAAGCATCATTCCAGTTGGTCTTCTGTTTTCCTTAGTCTTGCTCAACACTGGTAAGAATAACATTGTGCTCACCAAGTTAACTGCTGAGATCTGGCATAGCTTAAAACAAGGGTTTTAAACATGCCGTACTTATTAGGAAGAGAAGGCAAACAGTACCATCAGTTTACAGAAGGACTTCCTGGTTGAACTTTAAActtatttgtgtattatttgtgtctgtgcattTTGTGCGTAGAGCGGCAACAATAAGTCAACTTTTATAGAAAAATAATCGgcaatcgattaatcgttaagtAAATGGCAGAAAttgcagttttcagcctctcataaggagattttctgcttttctccgtcttatatatcatattaaactgaatatctttgagtttaaGACTGACAACACATTTAATGGCATCtgcttggactttgagaaactggggtggacattttttactatttctgacattttaccaaacaatgaatcgattaaactagaaaataatctgcagtcTAATAGATAATAAGTTGCAGCCCAAGTAGTTTTCCTGTGcaatgaattattaaaatacAGTGGTTTATATAATGTGCTGGTACTGTTGACTTGTGTACATCCTGTCTGATGGTTTGACTTCTCGTGTTTGTTTTCCCATCAGACTTCATTTTAGCAACGTGACAGCTGTTCCCAGATTTTAGCAATTACTTTGCTGAGTAAAGGAAAGAATTGATGGCCAAAACTACAACAATAAGATCCAAGTTGTAATGAACCAGAATTGTCCTTTAAGTTAAAGGCGAGGCACTCATCTGGTCAGACGTTTGGTTTAGGTGTttattgtactttgtgtttttgcgtctgtagatttctccaaAATTCAGCAAAAGTgagaatatttaaaacatacatttcagaaaacttgtaaaataaaaaagtagttGTCTTAATGTCTGTAAACAACTGGTGAAGTTTCATGGTGTTATCTATTagtaatgtatattttgtaCCCTATTCAATAGTaatgtcttgcaaaatgtattgaattgtacaacatttatctttaaaggctgttttctttttgtgattcTCTGAGCCCGAAAGCTTTACTTCAGTAGAAAAGAGGGAATCTTTTATAGCCTTGGCGAAAatagatttcttttgttttcttttttaaatggctgATGACAATactttctgatttatggagtgatacaaagataAATCCAAAATTCCCTGAGTAAATACCTTTGACTCTCATATgttaacaaaatgtaacaatcaTTTTGAACCTGCCTTTATCCAATTTTCTGATTTTTGTTCCagaaatgtatgcatgtgtacttAATATTataatgcttcatttgcatatttaaaaatacattttagaaaaagtTTAAATAGAAAAATTAATTGTCTTAATGCAAGtcatcaactggggaagttttatagttatatctatttattctttttacccaattcacctgtagtgtctccccttagaGGGGTCAGAGCATCCCATATACCTGAAAAAGATTTAGGATTTGCCCTGACAGGAGCGTAATTATTGTGCAGCACGCGTGTCCATGAGTATCTGTGTGGGTTCATACTTTACTTGATTGATAGTATTTAATTGCTTTTAGTTTAGAGTTCCCCTCTCAGTCGGGTGTGCAGGTCTTCCTGGTCGATCTTGCCATCCTGTTTGTGCCAGCGGTGGTGTGCAAGCAGGGCCACGTTCCTGGCAGAGATGGCGCTCATTTCCATGGCGCTAGCTGCCCACTCCACAGCGTTGAGGTAGTACAGCCGATTGTGCAGGATGAAGGGAGGTGTCTTACGTTGCGGCGGGCGGTAAGAAGGATAAGCCGACCAGCGAGTCTCCGACACCAAATCCCAGGAGAGGAACAtgtcctgcagctgctcctggGACAGCGGCTGTGGGGAGAACACCTTCCAGACTTTGGTCTGGCTGGCAGGGGGTCGCTTGTAACCCTGAGGGATGTGCACAGGGTCGATAGAGCTCAGGCTGTTGATGAGGGAGCCCTTCAAGTCTGTGGTAAGGACGTCCGACACGGTGAAGTCCGAGGCCGGCTGTATGGTCCCGAGGTAGGCCATGTTGAGCATGCCGTGGACCAGAGTGGAGACAGTCTGGTGGTAACGTCCGGGGTAGTGAGACGGTAGTGGAGGGGAGAAGCCTGAGAAGGTGATGTCAGACTTTCCCTGGTGAAGTGGTGTTGCTATAACCACAATGTCATACAGAGAGTGTGCAGAGCCTGATTCTCCAACATAATTAACTTCATAGAAACTGGTTGTGGTGCCTGAAAATGTGAGACGGAGGGTGAGAAATCTATCGGTGGGAGAAAAAGACCAGTTCTGTACCAAATGAAGGAATGTGAAAGATACCTGTCTTGGATGGTCGGACTTTGACTGAGATGGAGGTCACTCTGGCAGGGATGAGCTCACTTTTGCTGTGGTACAGCAGTCCTGAGCACACTTTCTTATTGCCTCCATCCACTGCCCACAGGCCTGGATCTGCTCCTGCTAATGACACTGCCCCTAGAAGACAGGACATGCAGTACATGTTACAGcttattattgatttataaatacttcatatatagtTGATTTCCATTGAAGAAGAATTCACCTTCAGGCGATTAATGAAGCCATAGCTTTTGTATTTGAGAAACCGTTATCTCTGAAGAAGGAAAGTGTGCACTATTGTTTTCCTGCACATATATTAAAAAGGCCACTAAAACTTGCTTTCAGAAACTTCTTAAGGATTGACATAACCAAAACATATGGCCTACAGGAGCTGAGCTATTGTGACATCTTCTATTTTGCAGCTTATTAAAGAAAAAATCCTTGGGAGATGTGTGAACCAATCCAAACTCTTACATTGTAAAACTTACCCACAAAGCCATTGAGGCGGACACTTTGGCCATAGTTGACACGAGTGATGGGTGCAACAATATCGTTGAGGAAGATCTGCGAAAATCCTTCGGCCATCATGGTTTCCTCCAGGGTCTTATTGAGTAGAGTAAGAAAATTATCGCCGCCCATGGCGTGAAGGAGCCTATCCACACTGGAGAATGAGTAGCCATACTGCTGATACTGGTAGATCCTgggaataaaagcatttacatgATCATCGGTGTTGATATTCCTGGATCTCATGCTAAAAAGAATGAGCTATAGGAGCCATGACCAATACTTTCCATCCTCACCTCATGAATTTGTCCAAAATACTCTCCACCCACATATGCATTCGGAGAAAGTTGAAGCCGTATCGCCAGAGCATGCGCAAAAAATCTACAATATACCAGTCACTCTGTTCAAACGTTAGCTCCTTTCCGTCAAATATTGCCATTTTAGAGGGGACATCTTTCCTCGGAGGAAtacctggaaaaaaaaaacatatagtAAGAGGGTTTCTAAGCTTCAAATATAGCGGACTACATAATGGTTTTAATTATATGTGCATTCGTGACAAAGATGTTTAACTTAGAATATGTTACCTAATCTTTCAATGAAGTGCTTCATGTGTAGGTTCAGAGGATGGATCACTGAGCCTCCCGTCTCATACTCATAATCTCCGATCTTCACTGTCGCTAGTCGTCCGCCAACCGCTCCAGGTTCAAACACATCGATCTTCACCCCGGCTCCAAACTCCTGCCTCAGATAAAACGCTGCAGATGTGCCAGCAATGCCTGCTCCGACCACGGCTTCAAAGGAGCAATGACAACAACGTAAACCAACTTTGTAACACGCTCAGATGGAATCTCTTGAGGTTATtttgaatatgaatattttaatttgattactAAAACTCTGTGTACTAAAAGGTCCATATGTATATTTAAGAGGCATTTTCacaagttttatttcatttgacaCCTGCAGCTTTAATTTAGTGAGATACTTAAATTAGACGCATCTTATTATGATATTCTCTTAAGATGGCTTTTTAAAATTCTGTAGTACAGCTGCAACTAAACATTATTTCCATTATACATTAATCTGACAATTGTTAACAtcgatatattattattatttttgatctgtgtataaaatgtgcacaatattttcccagagctcaaggtgatgtcttgtgAAGCCGGTATCAGCAAATGTTTTGCTCAATAAATGACTTAAAGTGATTAATCCTTTATCAGAATCGATCGAATATCTGATTAATCGGCGCATCAATGCAGTTCCATCTGAGGAGGCAATATCAGCGTAGAAGTGACCTACTGATATCCTGATTCAGTTCAATCATATGGAAAAAGATTAAATTATTGGTGATCATTCAAATTGACTAATTGACTGATGGATTTGACAAGGCACTACAGGATGCCCAGGACAACTAATCAGCAGTTTAGGTATTGAGGGTATTTTATTGCAAATCTCCCTGTGAATTCACGTACTGTATCATTGAGTGTGCCTCCAGATATCAACCTAATTTCCACAAATTATGCTCTTTATGAAAATAATTCTGTCTAATAATCTTTTTTGTTACTTAAGTTgtatgtacttaaaatatatt
It encodes the following:
- the pcyox1 gene encoding prenylcysteine oxidase 1, which gives rise to MNPRTLSLRALLFLGLWQTGRRSLASAPELRDNPQRIAVVGAGIAGTSAAFYLRQEFGAGVKIDVFEPGAVGGRLATVKIGDYEYETGGSVIHPLNLHMKHFIERLGIPPRKDVPSKMAIFDGKELTFEQSDWYIVDFLRMLWRYGFNFLRMHMWVESILDKFMRIYQYQQYGYSFSSVDRLLHAMGGDNFLTLLNKTLEETMMAEGFSQIFLNDIVAPITRVNYGQSVRLNGFVGAVSLAGADPGLWAVDGGNKKVCSGLLYHSKSELIPARVTSISVKVRPSKTGTTTSFYEVNYVGESGSAHSLYDIVVIATPLHQGKSDITFSGFSPPLPSHYPGRYHQTVSTLVHGMLNMAYLGTIQPASDFTVSDVLTTDLKGSLINSLSSIDPVHIPQGYKRPPASQTKVWKVFSPQPLSQEQLQDMFLSWDLVSETRWSAYPSYRPPQRKTPPFILHNRLYYLNAVEWAASAMEMSAISARNVALLAHHRWHKQDGKIDQEDLHTRLRGEL